The genomic interval TGGCCACCAACGCCGCCGAGAAAGaagtcgccgccgccgcctgcgGGCCCCCTCCCGCCCGGGCCGCGGGAGCAGCGGGGTGAGGACTAGCGGGCTGCGGAGGAAGAGGACGAGAGCCGCTCTCACCGTCGGCGCTAGCGCACGTCCCGCCGCCCTCCGGGGAGGCTCGGGCGCCGGCCCCTTCCTCCCCGAGGACGTGTGCCGAGCCGAGGCGCCTGCCCGGAGGGAGGAAAATGCTCGGGCTCCATGGCTGCCAGTGATGGAGCGGTCCCTGGGCTCCCgctgccaccgccgccgccgcgccccggcCGTGTTCCGCGAGGACCCGGCGTCTCTGCGCGCCCGCCCGCGCCTCGTTGCTGGGCTCACCGTACcgggcgccccgccgccgccccgctCCAAGCCTCGCCGCGCCGGCCTCAGCCGCGGCCAGCGTTTCCTCACGGAGCAGACGCCGCGAGCCCAGGGGGTTTGAAAGGGTCCGCGGGGCGTGGGGGGAGGGCCGAGCGGGGCCGGCGGGGCCGGGAGGGGAGGTTTGAGCGACACTGAGCTCGGGGCTTGCCGGCGGCGGCGGGTGGCGAGGGGAAGGCGACACTCGCTCGGCGCTGCCTTCGTGCAGAGCGACCGGGAGGGTTTTGCAGCGGCGGCGGCCGCCGCCGCGGCGGGAAGAGGGGTGGAGGTGGCTTCGGAGTCGTCGGGAGAAGGTGGGCATTTCTCGgctttcccaccccctcctcttgcctccccctcccctgctgtcctccctccctccctcccgccccgcACCCCACGTGAAGCGGAATATAAAGGGGGGTGTGAAGCTAGAGGGGGAAAGTGAATGGCGAAGGACTGAAGGGGTCCCCCCTTCGGGTCCCCGGCTGCCCCGTTCACCCTCGTTCATCCTCCCTTCCTGAAGCTCGCCCTCGAAGGCAGGAGCGGCCAGCGCTTGCGGCTgaggaggaggacaaggaggaaTTGCGCCGGGCGGAGCGTCAGGTCCCGTTTTCCTCCTCGGCGTCTTGAATACAAAGATTACCGTGCAGAAGGAAATTGCACTTGCCTCCTCCGCCCCCCGGTACCCAACACAATGCACCAGCCGCCCGAGTCCACAGccgccgcggccgcggccgctgCAGACATTAGTGCTAGGAAGATGGCGCACCCGGCAATGTTCCCTCGAAGGGGCAGTGGTAGTGGCAGCGCCTCTGCTCTCAGTGCAGCAGGTACCGGCGTTGCTAGTAGTGCCCCATCTTCCGAGGATTTTCCGCCGCCGCCGTCGCTCCTCCAGCCACCACCTCCCGCAGCATCTTCTCTGTCGGGACCACAGCCTCCGCCTCCACAAAGCCTGAACCTCCTTTCGCAGGCTCAGCTGCAGGCACAGCCTCTTGCGCCAGGCGGAActcagatgaaaaagaaaagtggcTTCCAGATAACCAGCGTGACCCCCGCTCAGATCTCCGCCAGCATCAGCTCTAACAACAGCATCGCAGAGGACACCGAGAGCTATGATGATCTGGATGAATCTCACACGGAAGATCTGTCTTCTTCCGAGATCCTTGATGTGTCACTTTCCAGGGCGACTGACTTAGGGGAGCCCGAACGCAGCTCCTCAGAAGAGACTCTCAATAACTTCCAGGAAGCAGAGACACCTGGGGCAGTCTCTCCCAACCAGCCCCATCTTCCTCAGCCTCATCTGCCTCACCTTCCACAAGCGAATGTTGTGATCAATGGAAATGCTCATCCacaccacctccatcaccaccatcacatTCATCATGGGCACCACCTCCACCATGGGCACCACCATCCATCCCATGCCGCTGTGGCCAGTACATCCATTCCTGGAGGGCCACCTTCAAGCCCAGTATCCAGAAAACTCTCTACAACTGGAAGCTCTGACAGTGTTCAGCCAGCTGCACCAACTTCTGCTGTATCATCGGGTGGCACACCTGCATCTGTAATGACTAATATCCGTGCTCCGAGTACCGCCGGCAGTATAGGTATAAGTTCTGTCACTGGCACTAATACGATGAATAATGCTAACATTACTGCTGTGGGTAGTTTTAGTCCTAATGTGACAAGCAGCATGCTTGGTAGTGCTAATATAAGTGCAAGCAGTATCCCCAGTGCTGCTAGTGTGAGCGTTGGGCCTGGAGTGAGCAGCGGTGTTAATGTGAATGTCTTGAGTGGCATGGGCAATGGTACTATTTCTTCCACCGCTGTCGTTACCAGTGCACCCAGTGCAGCTGCAGGGATGACTGTGGGATCAGTTCCAAGTCAGCAGCCACAACCAACAGTTAACACGTCAAGGTTCAGAGTTGTGAAGTTAGATTCTAGTTCTGAGCCCTTTAAAAAAGGTAGATGGACTTGCACTGagttttatgaaaaagaaaatgctgtaCCTGCTGCTGAAGGTGTGGTGATAAATAAAGTGGTGGAAACTGTAAAACACAACCCGACAGAAGTGACTTCCGAGAGGGAGAGCACTAGTGGTAGTTCAGTGAGCAGTAGTGTCAGCACACTGAGTCACTACACGGAGAGTGTGGGAAGTGGAGAGATGGGAGCCCCTGCTGTGGtggtgcagcagcagcagccaccaGCTCTGCAAGGTGTGGCCCTTCCGCAGATGGACTTCAGTGGCCCTGGTCCACAGAGCATCTCAGCAGTCAGTGTACCACAGAGTATTTCTCAGTCGCAGATCTCGCAAGTACAGTTACAGTCTCAAGAACTGAGCTATAAGCAAAAGCAAGGTCTGCAACCAGTACCTCTGCAAGCTGCTGTCAATGCTGCAACTGGTATCCAGCCATCACCTGTCAGCGCGGTTGGTGTAACTTCAGCTTTAGGTCAGCCGCCTTCCATTTCCAGTTTGGCTCAGCCCCAGCTGCCGTATTCTCAGCCGGCCCCTCCAGTGCAGGCTCCCCTTCCAGGCACACCACCCCAACAGTTACAGTATGGACAACAGCAGCCGACCGTGTCGACACAGATGGCCCCAAGCCATGGTACATTGGTGACTCCGAAAGTGACCTCAGAGTATGTACAGCAGCCACCGATTCTTCAAACAGCCGTGTCCTCTGGACAGCCCCCTTCTGCCGGAGCGGGAGCAGGAGCAGCGGTGATTCCTATGGCCCAGCCACAGAGTATCCAGCTGCCGGTGCCGCCCGCAGCAGTCCAAGCACAGCCTGCAGGGCCGTCTGGCCAACCTGTTGGTCAGGCTCAGACCTCAGTATCTGCTGTACCTCCTGGCAGTCAAATTGCAAATATTAGTCAACAAACAAACATACCCACAGCAGTGCCGCAGCCCTCTCCCCAGGTCACACCTTCAGTTATTCCGCAAGGtgctcctccatcttcacagaTAGTTCCACCTGCTCAAACTGCGATTCTTCATCAGGGAGTTCAAACTAGTGCTTCAAGCCTTCCTCAGCAATTGGTCATTGCACCCCAAAGTACCCTGTTAACTGTGCCTCCCCAGCCGCAGGGAGCAGAGCCAGTTGCTCAAGGAGTTATTCCTCAGCAGTTGCCTGCAATTAGTCCTTTGCCCTCTGCTA from Camelus bactrianus isolate YW-2024 breed Bactrian camel chromosome 14, ASM4877302v1, whole genome shotgun sequence carries:
- the TSC22D1 gene encoding TSC22 domain family protein 1 isoform X4, which codes for MHQPPESTAAAAAAAADISARKMAHPAMFPRRGSGSGSASALSAAGTGVASSAPSSEDFPPPPSLLQPPPPAASSLSGPQPPPPQSLNLLSQAQLQAQPLAPGGTQMKKKSGFQITSVTPAQISASISSNNSIAEDTESYDDLDESHTEDLSSSEILDVSLSRATDLGEPERSSSEETLNNFQEAETPGAVSPNQPHLPQPHLPHLPQANVVINGNAHPHHLHHHHHIHHGHHLHHGHHHPSHAAVASTSIPGGPPSSPVSRKLSTTGSSDSVQPAAPTSAVSSGGTPASVMTNIRAPSTAGSIGISSVTGTNTMNNANITAVGSFSPNVTSSMLGSANISASSIPSAASVSVGPGVSSGVNVNVLSGMGNGTISSTAVVTSAPSAAAGMTVGSVPSQQPQPTVNTSRFRVVKLDSSSEPFKKGRWTCTEFYEKENAVPAAEGVVINKVVETVKHNPTEVTSERESTSGSSVSSSVSTLSHYTESVGSGEMGAPAVVVQQQQPPALQGVALPQMDFSGPGPQSISAVSVPQSISQSQISQVQLQSQELSYKQKQGLQPVPLQAAVNAATGIQPSPVSAVGVTSALGQPPSISSLAQPQLPYSQPAPPVQAPLPGTPPQQLQYGQQQPTVSTQMAPSHGTLVTPKVTSEYVQQPPILQTAVSSGQPPSAGAGAGAAVIPMAQPQSIQLPVPPAAVQAQPAGPSGQPVGQAQTSVSAVPPGSQIANISQQTNIPTAVPQPSPQVTPSVIPQGAPPSSQIVPPAQTAILHQGVQTSASSLPQQLVIAPQSTLLTVPPQPQGAEPVAQGVIPQQLPAISPLPSASSISVTNQVTSAGPSGMPSAPTNLVPSQSIAQAPATQNGNLVQSVSQPPLIVSNINLPLAQQIPLSSTQFSAQSLAQAIGSQIEDARRPAEPSVVGLPQTVSGDSGGMSAVSDGSSSSLAASASLFPLKVLPLTTPLVDGEDESASLLPEVQGVILEPQIQPRPRRAFDVRGPLSPLNPWRQNIQLLERVGKDNKQVS
- the TSC22D1 gene encoding TSC22 domain family protein 1 isoform X3, with protein sequence MHQPPESTAAAAAAAADISARKMAHPAMFPRRGSGSGSASALSAAGTGVASSAPSSEDFPPPPSLLQPPPPAASSLSGPQPPPPQSLNLLSQAQLQAQPLAPGGTQMKKKSGFQITSVTPAQISASISSNNSIAEDTESYDDLDESHTEDLSSSEILDVSLSRATDLGEPERSSSEETLNNFQEAETPGAVSPNQPHLPQPHLPHLPQANVVINGNAHPHHLHHHHHIHHGHHLHHGHHHPSHAAVASTSIPGGPPSSPVSRKLSTTGSSDSVQPAAPTSAVSSGGTPASVMTNIRAPSTAGSIGISSVTGTNTMNNANITAVGSFSPNVTSSMLGSANISASSIPSAASVSVGPGVSSGVNVNVLSGMGNGTISSTAVVTSAPSAAAGMTVGSVPSQQPQPTVNTSRFRVVKLDSSSEPFKKGRWTCTEFYEKENAVPAAEGVVINKVVETVKHNPTEVTSERESTSGSSVSSSVSTLSHYTESVGSGEMGAPAVVVQQQQPPALQGVALPQMDFSGPGPQSISAVSVPQSISQSQISQVQLQSQELSYKQKQGLQPVPLQAAVNAATGIQPSPVSAVGVTSALGQPPSISSLAQPQLPYSQPAPPVQAPLPGTPPQQLQYGQQQPTVSTQMAPSHGTLVTPKVTSEYVQQPPILQTAVSSGQPPSAGAGAGAAVIPMAQPQSIQLPVPPAAVQAQPAGPSGQPVGQAQTSVSAVPPGSQIANISQQTNIPTAVPQPSPQVTPSVIPQGAPPSSQIVPPAQTAILHQGVQTSASSLPQQLVIAPQSTLLTVPPQPQGAEPVAQGVIPQQLPAISPLPSASSISVTNQVTSAGPSGMPSAPTNLVPSQSIAQAPATQNGNLVQSVSQPPLIVSNINLPLAQQIPLSSTQFSAQSLAQAIGSQIEDARRPAEPSVVGLPQTVSGDSGGMSAVSDGSSSSLAASASLFPLKVLPLTTPLVDGEDESASLLPEVQGVILEPQIQPRPRRAFDVRGPLSPLNPWRQNIQLLERVGKDNKQISFNW
- the TSC22D1 gene encoding TSC22 domain family protein 1 isoform X2; translation: MHQPPESTAAAAAAAADISARKMAHPAMFPRRGSGSGSASALSAAGTGVASSAPSSEDFPPPPSLLQPPPPAASSLSGPQPPPPQSLNLLSQAQLQAQPLAPGGTQMKKKSGFQITSVTPAQISASISSNNSIAEDTESYDDLDESHTEDLSSSEILDVSLSRATDLGEPERSSSEETLNNFQEAETPGAVSPNQPHLPQPHLPHLPQANVVINGNAHPHHLHHHHHIHHGHHLHHGHHHPSHAAVASTSIPGGPPSSPVSRKLSTTGSSDSVQPAAPTSAVSSGGTPASVMTNIRAPSTAGSIGISSVTGTNTMNNANITAVGSFSPNVTSSMLGSANISASSIPSAASVSVGPGVSSGVNVNVLSGMGNGTISSTAVVTSAPSAAAGMTVGSVPSQQPQPTVNTSRFRVVKLDSSSEPFKKGRWTCTEFYEKENAVPAAEGVVINKVVETVKHNPTEVTSERESTSGSSVSSSVSTLSHYTESVGSGEMGAPAVVVQQQQPPALQGVALPQMDFSGPGPQSISAVSVPQSISQSQISQVQLQSQELSYKQKQGLQPVPLQAAVNAATGIQPSPVSAVGVTSALGQPPSISSLAQPQLPYSQPAPPVQAPLPGTPPQQLQYGQQQPTVSTQMAPSHGTLVTPKVTSEYVQQPPILQTAVSSGQPPSAGAGAGAAVIPMAQPQSIQLPVPPAAVQAQPAGPSGQPVGQAQTSVSAVPPGSQIANISQQTNIPTAVPQPSPQVTPSVIPQGAPPSSQIVPPAQTAILHQGVQTSASSLPQQLVIAPQSTLLTVPPQPQGAEPVAQGVIPQQLPAISPLPSASSISVTNQVTSAGPSGMPSAPTNLVPSQSIAQAPATQNGNLVQSVSQPPLIVSNINLPLAQQIPLSSTQFSAQSLAQAIGSQIEDARRPAEPSVVGLPQTVSGDSGGMSAVSDGSSSSLAASASLFPLKVLPLTTPLVDGEDESASLLPEVQGVILEPQIQPRPRRAFDVRGPLSPLNPWRQNIQLLERVGKDNKQVGAFHYLLGFIYRLECPSIARLILMLNSLGSYKNQVGLQSVCFSKTN
- the TSC22D1 gene encoding TSC22 domain family protein 1 isoform X1: MHQPPESTAAAAAAAADISARKMAHPAMFPRRGSGSGSASALSAAGTGVASSAPSSEDFPPPPSLLQPPPPAASSLSGPQPPPPQSLNLLSQAQLQAQPLAPGGTQMKKKSGFQITSVTPAQISASISSNNSIAEDTESYDDLDESHTEDLSSSEILDVSLSRATDLGEPERSSSEETLNNFQEAETPGAVSPNQPHLPQPHLPHLPQANVVINGNAHPHHLHHHHHIHHGHHLHHGHHHPSHAAVASTSIPGGPPSSPVSRKLSTTGSSDSVQPAAPTSAVSSGGTPASVMTNIRAPSTAGSIGISSVTGTNTMNNANITAVGSFSPNVTSSMLGSANISASSIPSAASVSVGPGVSSGVNVNVLSGMGNGTISSTAVVTSAPSAAAGMTVGSVPSQQPQPTVNTSRFRVVKLDSSSEPFKKGRWTCTEFYEKENAVPAAEGVVINKVVETVKHNPTEVTSERESTSGSSVSSSVSTLSHYTESVGSGEMGAPAVVVQQQQPPALQGVALPQMDFSGPGPQSISAVSVPQSISQSQISQVQLQSQELSYKQKQGLQPVPLQAAVNAATGIQPSPVSAVGVTSALGQPPSISSLAQPQLPYSQPAPPVQAPLPGTPPQQLQYGQQQPTVSTQMAPSHGTLVTPKVTSEYVQQPPILQTAVSSGQPPSAGAGAGAAVIPMAQPQSIQLPVPPAAVQAQPAGPSGQPVGQAQTSVSAVPPGSQIANISQQTNIPTAVPQPSPQVTPSVIPQGAPPSSQIVPPAQTAILHQGVQTSASSLPQQLVIAPQSTLLTVPPQPQGAEPVAQGVIPQQLPAISPLPSASSISVTNQVTSAGPSGMPSAPTNLVPSQSIAQAPATQNGNLVQSVSQPPLIVSNINLPLAQQIPLSSTQFSAQSLAQAIGSQIEDARRPAEPSVVGLPQTVSGDSGGMSAVSDGSSSSLAASASLFPLKVLPLTTPLVDGEDESSSGASVVAIDNKIEQAMDLVKSHLMYAVREEVEVLKEQIKELIEKNSQLEQENNLLKTLASPEQLAQFQAQLQTGSPPATTQPQGTTQPPAQPASQGSGPTA